Part of the Arachis hypogaea cultivar Tifrunner chromosome 6, arahy.Tifrunner.gnm2.J5K5, whole genome shotgun sequence genome, ggattgtggtatccgaaaggatccacttgtgatttgattggttattccgattccgattttgccggttgcaaattggataggaaaagcactagcggcacttgtcacttgctaggaaactctcttgtttcatggcatagtaagaaacaagtaagtgtagccttgtctaccgccgaagccgagtatgtagccgccggtagttgttgcgcccaaattttatggatgaaacaacaacttatggactatggactcatgcttgatcacattcctatcaaatgtgataatactagtgcaataaatttaaccaagaatccggttcaacattcaagaaccaagcatattgagattagacatcacttcataagagaccatgttgaaaagggtgatgtggttattgaatttgtcgaaactagtaaacaactagcggacatcttcactaaacctttatgtaaagaaagtttttttaacatccgaaatgaacttggtatcttggattctaatctaatatgatttgtttgaattcattgtatttatattgctatttttgtatctcttactaacttaagcattggagatatccaattagccattgttttgtaggtttatgagttgatgaatgagtgattaatcttgaggtagattgaagaatttgaagattataaacaatggaggatcaacaaattgaagtttataatggtttaagtgagtatatacatgatggaactcaaaggattgaagaaagaaccaccaaaggatgaaaatttggtgacTTTGGGCAAAATGAggcatgttgcatcgatgcaaccaagctttgcatcgatgcaaagcacacgacgtgatatgtgcatcgatgcaaacacgaccaaattgcacaaaaacacgtgaatttggcatttttgagcaacaaaaccccactttttcatcatcttcaacctcacaactcatatccccaaattcaaacctccataacctccaaaacaagctcacatatagcttcatacaactcacaaaactttgatacccactacaaacaaactacatatttgaagtccccacattctcctctacaaaacccataaaacaaaatcatccacaatgcctagaatcaagagaaccatgaagaagtcaaaaggctcttcaagtgtggttccacctccaaataatcatcctttggcaaggtactttgcttctaatgaagatcttcaattctatgaggcaaggctcgccggaagaaaggaaattcctccgaggtatttggatccgacccttcttgtcattcataaatttgatactcttaaggctattctagttcaACAAGGCCTCATgaattttgttcaaattaagagtaaatattatccggatttagttaccatagcctatagtacactcatgattgagattgatgaggaagatgaatcaaatttcacattattcttcaagataggaagaaaggattataggctagatggtgatgagttagccaccatttgggagttgccaaatcaaggtgacttgtttcaaggtggtaaaaccccaattgatgaatggggttattcaaaggacaatgccatgcatttgttcaaccttgtacaaggagctcactccaaaattagttgcaattcaatgagtgcggaacatagaactttgttatatctagtcacctatgtattgcaacctagaatatccgggcatgcgaatgtaaatgatgaagatttgattgtcatgtgggctatgataaatgggattaagattaattggccatactttatagtacaagattaggctcaagatgaaggataggaatggtggattaggattcctttgcctatggtctaaagtctttgattatgttggtattgatgtatcaaacgagattgccaaggaagtaccacctcaatcttgtatcaacactcatcttctcaacaaaatgggaagaagaaatgttgatgaagaaggtcctcaagagcaagctcctccacaagcacctcaagctcaagaaccaccctccttggttgatgtaatgagagaattacaatccatcaaccaaaacatccaaaggattgaagtagagcatggtaggcaacttgaagcacttaatcatcgtgtgtctcgtgtagatcatcgcacgggtcgcttggatcgtcgtattgatgacttatatgagcatttcggcatccacctaccATATGAAGAGGATACTGgtgatgatgaagaccaagattgattgtctcctcttcatcaagtcactttttattgctttatgtttatttgattatttgaattgttaaactaactcctagtaagctaaggatttctattatggtttaaatactttgatatttccttcataattttgtttaatgattaatgcttgtatgcttgtttggtgaataactcaaaataggcttggtacccctattttaagttaatgtgcatgctttgatatatttcacttctttaggggaaattatgcatgcttgttatatataaaaagaggaaatcaaattctttttgaaaggaggaatatctcatccttgagattaatagagaaattgaacttaaaaaaattcattgttttatgcatgcttctatgacacatttcaaactcctttctttttgataatgtcaaaaggggtaagagaagtttgaggatatttgcagttttgaacttttgaaaaagaagaagtttgaggatttgaaaagaagaaataagtttacgaaacaatgatttcaaaaagacttccgctaagcaaaaactttgatatctaaatcgttttctttgataaacgccctttaagggaacaaatacacatatttagggggaactcctgcaaattttttttttgtgtccaaagctttctataaaacaaagtgcattattgttgctttcaaaatcatttataaatacatatcctcaaaattggtttgtcattatcaaaaagggggaaattgtaaatcatgttgcttgtatgtgaagtttgtattcataggttttgatgaatgacaaaccaacaaacgacatgaaagacaaaccaacaaacaacttgaatgaacaagcatgattgaaagatcaaccaacattcaacgttgaggaatgaagagttgaaagcaacacaacaacaacaagaaactcaagtccacaacatttgaagacaagtatagtgtcttaggacttaggtaacttcttgttaagaaccaattgctaaatctctcaacacacactcacaaaatgttttgattatcatatcatatgcacatcttgcaattcgatgctagccaaatggtttaaaacttgttttcaaaggtacaaaagcataggaattgactccaacaagtttgagatcaatcctaagtattttgaagtgattttaagccattctttaaggtttgcatcgatgcacactcatcttgcatcgatgcaaagcatgcaacgacttgttgcatcgatgcaaagatgtttgcatcgatgcaacctagctgaaaattcaaatttcagcgtcaaagacacatttgcatcgatgcaaagtgttatgcatcgatgcaaataattcaaaaacataaaaaacggctagttttgacataaaggctccatcccattaattccccaacgtttctaaggtttggggaatctataaatagatggattgaagccttatttcactgacttgaatttttgaaaactatcttgttcatattatttcattctacacttttttaaggtgttataatacacaatttgagagagtaatatcaattggttcaatagtgctaaacttgtaatcatacactcttctagagagtactcatttcatctcaacaattctctgagaattgttttcttgtacaccttgtaaattggagtgtgatctccaaggttgagtcaagagttataaacactatagtcggtgaggataccaaagaggtatactaagtactctaggcaaatcttagagaaggtatctctaagtggagtgggttagtatacgagtggtgatcatataccgtgaggtgttagaaactaaggactcggattgtaaaaggttttgcgcgagcaccttgaagcttggcaatagtggaacttctcaattgcgattgagaaagaaagtggacgtaggacaaggattgtgccgaaccactctaaatagcgtttgcatctctccaaactcatctcttcaatattattgtcttttacctttgagcaaataaattgtgatcgaaaagtagcttcgtaagtacttaaggagtagcttaagtccgattggtgaaaagcttgatcaatttatttgagttggtgtctattggaaagtaaaagctccttataaatgcttagcaattgagttaagctcttggaaaaatactagtacaataacacttttgtatattgtctttaaatttcgcaaaaagattcattgttgttgcaatactcaattcaccctccctcttgagtaattgtgcataggttctacaattTTACCAAACAATTAGTCCTTGTTTCAAGTCTAAGAATGACTGTCAAAGAatctcttttgtttgatttatgaaTACCTTCTTTGACACAGATGAATCTAAGACTTAGAATTTTTTATCTGCTTTTTTGTTAGAATATTATTTGTAGACACCAAATTCCATCCTCCTACCATAGTCAATCCAAAATTACCATGCCTTTTGTACAGTACTAAAAATTTTGTCCAATTTAGGTAGTTAATCAAATTCTACCTCTATATTTTGgacattaaaaaaatagtaaaattattGTGCATcctaaaataaaaacaagaataataaaaaaaatttaaaaagatattttttttttgtaaaattataacaaaaaactaatttaaagatTCAATTATAAGATCATGATTATTGCAAAAAAAAAGTACTCATAAAACacaattattaattttcaattagaaaattataacttgaaaaaaattaaataccaaATTGAACGGGTTATCAAATTATTGAGAAAGAAGACAAGAGTAAGGAAATtagataaaagaaaatgaaaataaaagcacaaaatttCAATGTCGAAGAAGAAAGAGTGTTATTCTCATAATCTTCTATTGGCATCACAAgacatcattaaaaaaaaatcaacggtttgaagagaaaaatataataaaaatttaattttttaaaaaagatgatgaaaaagcAATAAGCATGAGAagataataaaagtagaaaaagttaaaattcgaaaaaattCTCTTAGGGAGACAATGAAGAATAttgacaatgtgtacaatggatttTAAATTTGGctcaatataagaaaaaaaaattaaacctaaacaaatcttttaaaaaattaaccataCAAACCTTAATTTACCAATAGAATTTATCCAAACACCCTCTCCCTCAATGTCTGCTACCCCATCCTCATCAATAATCCCACCTCTCCAGCGTTAGAAGCTCCCTCACCGTCCATCAAACAACCATCCacgtagttattaaaataatcatccgacTATCTAGTCATTTGTTAATTGTATATACTTAAattgagttaaacaaaataaccATCTACATACCTAGTAAATTGAGCATCTAAATTCGTCCGTTGATGTATATACCGTGAAGACGTAAGGGAAGTGAAATCCAAAAAAGCCAAGTTGGCCGCGCAAGACTACATTTGCATGTACAAAAACGGGCGCATCATGTACTAAACTAATTACTTGTACAATTATTATTGTGCTATCCTATGTTGATCTTGGACCTATACCTATGTAGGGGGAGGCGACATCGTTGAAGGCGGCGGCGGCCATGGCGATCTTGAGTTGCGCGACGGACGCAACGTGTGCGAAGGGAGTGTCTCCATTTACGATCTTGCGAGGCGTGATAGACGTATAAAAACAACACACTTGTGTGTCCCTAGACGTGGCCAATGACGACGTTGAGAGGGAGAAACCGCCAGTGCGGGAGAGGAGCTGCATGACTGGCGCGATGCGGGAACGACGCAAACTACGCGACGGTGCTACTGGGCGTTCGTGGTGCGCACGTCGGCATGAGCTATAGGCAACGACGGCTGGTCTGTGGCGGCACAACACTGATGAGGGAGGAAGATATTGGATGAGAAGACAATCACATcaaaagagagagaaggaggcTGTTTTTGAAGTCACGTAAATATTACAAATccttatttattttgaatttcaaattagtaattattaaaaattaattatttatttatcatttgatGTTTGTATACTAAATTCATTGATTCCTATACTTTCTCAAatatcagaaaaataaaataaaatcagaatGATAATTATAAAACGGTTGATTTTATTAAGGGTTGTGATTAAACATTAAAGTTTAAACAGTGTCAATTTTTTTCCCCTTGGTGAGGATCCGTTCCCCTGTATCCATATCTCTCGTAGAGACGTGAACACGAACCAAACGGATTAAACACCGTGGTAAGTGGTAACTACTACTTGATTGCGTGTAAAACAGTATCTAAAGTAGAAACCGAGTGGTGCTTCTGCTGCTTGGTATTCTCCCCCGAAAACCCTAACTTAATCCCCTTTCTGTCATGGCCAAACTCAACGACCCGCAGGAACCCGCCACATTCCCCTCAAAGCGCAAGCCCGATGATCCAATTCCCCAAGAACCCCTCATCAAAACCCCAAAGCTCTCAACTTTCGACTGCAACAACAACTCAATCAATCACCTCACCGATTCCGAACCTCTCGCCGAGAAGGAGAAATCAGAAACCGATGTCGTTCTAGATAAGGAAGCTGGGAACGGCGACACTAAGCTTCGAAATGACGTTGTCGACAATGATAAGGAACACGTGGTAGAAGAAGAGGAGTATGATGACGACGACGACGAAGACGATGAGGATGATAATGTGGAGGCTGAGGTGGACCGGAAGGGAAAGGGGGTTTTGCGTGACGACAAGGGCAAAGGGAAAttgatagtagaagaagaagatgatgacgaCGACGACGATGATGACAGTGATGATGATTCGGACGTAGACGGCATTTCCGGTGATGACAGTGATTTTTCCGATGATCCGCTTGCGGAGGTTGATTTGAATAACATTCTTCCGTCAAGGACTCGGCGGCGGACGTTTCAACCTGGATTGCACATTCCCAGTAAACCCGTTGATTTTGCCGCTGCtgctgatgatgacgatgatgacgaCAGCGACGCATGAAGCTTGGCAGGTTAGTGAGATTTTCAGCTTCAAATTCTGTTTTTGTTTCTAAAATCCTTTTTAGTTGTTTGATTTGGGATAttactaaaatttttaagaagaaagccCCAGTTTTCCCCCCTTTATGTTTTGATCTATTTGTGCTTGTTCACTAGGTGGTCTTTTGCCAATTGAAGTGTCAATTGAGAGAGGGAGTGTTAATGGAAACTATGGCCAGTGAGGCTTTTTTAAGGGTTATGTGTCTGTTTGACTACTCGCCAATTTCGTACGAACAACTGATTTTGCCTAATtccttgagagagagagagaaagaaaaaacgaaaaagaaaagaatttgaGATGAAGATGGCTCGGTGTCTCGGAATAGATGATCCTTGATGTTTGagtttttgttgttattgttgttgaagaACCTGAGGTGCCATTTAGTTGTGGTGTGCTTGAATGAAATTTCATGCCATAAAGTTCTAATTTTGTTCATCAATCTTGCAAGAACTTACTTTTCACTGGGCTTTTTGCCGGTTTGTACTTGTATTGTTGAAAATGAGTCTAAATGTCTCTTAACAATTTTTGTGCTCATTGGTGTAAGATTTTACTTATTGAAGCACCAATTATATACTTTGAAAACAGTTCTTGTGGGTACTGATTAAGTGAAACTGCAAGGCTAGTTCTTCCGTGGTCAAATTTTTGTTAACATGGTTCTTGTCGATTCAAGTTCACTGTATGAAGCATTTTATATCCGAAATTGAACATATTGCTGATTACATCTTGTGCTTGGAAAAACTGATTAGTGGATGATATGCCATTGGAGGCTTAAATGAATAAATTCATGAGAAATACTGACTtaatcatttatttcttttccatACTTTCAATTTTTACAATTACAAGCTTTTTGTTTTATAGTAATACTCATGAATGTACTGTTCATTTATGATTGAACTATTGAAGACAGATTTGTTTAAATTTTCATATAACTTGTTTAATGAGCAAAATGTTTTGGTATTGAATAGATATTTGAAGGATGAAGTACTTAGATCTTTATTGGCTGTGTTGTGAAATCAACTAAAGTTTCTTTTAGTGTATAAGGAAGAAGACCTATTTTGTCTTGagtttttcttaaataaaatgtACAGAAAGTGCttttaagtgattttgaaatcATAGTTAATAGAAGCATTAAATCATTGCTTTTCTGGTTTAGAAGTAAAATAGTGTATAGCCTGTTGCCTTTTATTGTGTGCTTTTATTTTTGAGGGTTTTGAGTTGggattataaatattaatactcCCATAAACTAGAGTTTGTTCCCCCACCTTGAACGAATGATCACAAAGTCACAGTGGACTACCTGTTAATTCTTGAAAAAACATAATTTTCACAGCAAGGCTAATGTATCAATGCATATATTTCATGCCTCTGCCGACATGTGATTGGTTATATATATGTGATCTCTTATGTTTTTATCAGATCCATCATTTTGTGGCAGCTGAGGAGTGCAGACTAGACCTTTCGACAACGGGTTACATTTGCCTTGTTTCTCCTTAGGCTGAGAATGTAGCTATATACTGATTCCATGGAAAATACATGTTTTGTAGATTTAGGATTGTGAGGTTTGCATTGTTGCTTAAGCAACTGTCTGACTCTGTGCTTGTTTGATTGTTCTAATTACTATAATGACAAGAAACTTTCATGATTTGGTTAGTGAATAGCAAGCAATACTTTATTCATCATTCTCACATCGCATTTCATGTGGTTGTCCTGCTTGTTTGGTTGTTCTATTGCTACTAACTAAGTGACTATACACAACCTTGTTCACTAGGATTGTTTAATTGTGAATTTATGAATACTAGTTAGTGAATTCGTCTATCTCATATTGTTTTATATAATATCTATAGCCCTCGTGGCTCTGGCCTATGATGGATTTTGGTGAGAAGGTGAATGATGTTAATTCATTAGGGTTTGCCTGTGTTGGAACCTGAAAGGGATGCTACTTTAATATTTTAACTACAGCTACTACCCCACCATATTTGACTGTTCTGCTGCAaaatgatttctttttttttttcctttttttatccttttttttcacATTAggtacttatttttatttttatttttctctcttttggtTTTGGACATCTCTATTCATGTAATCGCTAGAATCCTGTCCATTCGACAAAGGTATGCAAAGAAGAAGATTTGCCCAAGTTTGTGGAACTTTGTTGATTTTGACAATGCGTTGGCATGGCTTCTGCACCAGGGTATGTTTCATTTTTGAGATGGAGTGGGGCTAAACCCCTAAAAAATCATTGGTTTTATGTTCAGTATATAACAAAATGTTAGCATTTTGCAAGACCTGACACATTTTCAATGCCGTTTTACCTCTAATATATAAACATCAAAAGTTAGTAGCGTTAACGAATTTGTTCTAGCCATTAGTTAGTAGTTCAAGGGTTAGGGTTTAAACAATTTCACTGCTTTCTATTTCCAAAATGAAATTGTGTacatgattaaggttgatttttTCATAACTGTAGGTTGatgttttttgtttgattttgtctgttatttttttttcctCGAATTAGATATTTGATTCCCAATATTTGGATTTTTGTTCAGATCATCAATCTAGGTTCTAATGAAATTTAATAATGACCTCGGGTGGACAAAACTTACAGCATGATTTGGTGAATTTTCTAGCTTAGGAGCATTCAAATCAAACGATCATTTCCAGCTCGGAATTAGAATGCATGTATAGAGAAGTGTTGCAAACGCCCAAAGTGCCTTCAAATAGGAAGCTGGAATGAAATTGTTACAATTTCTACAGCAATAACCCCTTTTAACTTGTTATTTGAAAAAATAGAGCactactttggtatgaaaccaaAAGGTGTGTCAAAGTGACAAGTTGGATTCAGTTATCGATAACGAAAAATGGTTAGTTGTAATAATAGTAGATTAATAGTTAAATACCATATATATAGTAGTAAGCTTTAATAACAAGTTTTACCTTAGGGTTGGTGGGTTCGAAACCTAGGGAGTTTTCTGGGGTTTTAAGCTTCTCTGAATCCCAATTTATTCTGAGATAACcataaaaaaattgatgaaattaTAAATTTCTTCGCAAGTAAATCAAGATGAGATTCAAATAAATCCTCTTCGTAACTGTCCAGATAAAAAGCCAGTTGAGAGTTGATATTGCAAGTATTCGTCATGGATTAGTATCATAAGAGATAACTAAACTTGGTATATGAAAATTTTAGACGCTAACAAATAAAATCTCGAAAGATGTTAttgacaattaaaaaaaattattaattttgacaaaaatgatAAACCGTCCATTGAGTAAATAGAAGTTGACATTAAATATTGATGTGACAattagtaattattataattacaaaagttattcatacttttaatttttataatataaaaatattctatttttttgaaaaaaatcttaATCCCTTTCTCTAAAACTCTTTTCATCACCATTCACcaatgtttttttctttttctttttcaatttcttcACACCTCCAATTTTCTGCACTAAGTGCCTTTTTCTCCTTCACTTACAACCTTCAAATTAAATATGTCCATCCTCTTCATTTCCCTTTGTCGCCGCTGTCAAtgccttcctcttcttcctccttctcttCTGACCAACTCCTTAACCACCGCCTTCCATCTTCGACCCCGTCCACGCCATTATTTTCGACGCCAGTGCTAGCCGTTGTCGAATCCTCCATCCCTCAACcggttgaatttgaatttgttgttgtaaATGAATAAGGAGGAGGTAGATGGTTAAGAAGATTGGGGGTGTGAAGATATTGGAGATGAAGAAATTGGTAGATGATGATGAAGAGATGAGAATTTTAGAAAGAGGTAAATACGAAATCAGTATCGATTCTGGCACAAAATGGTACATGacttttattattgataaaataatccctaagattttaaaatttgacaagcgtgtcTCCGAACTTGCCGGAGCAAATCTCCGACAAGCACAATGCTGATGTGACCACCGTGTTTGGTGACCTGGCAAACCACTCCCAAAGCCCCCTTCCCAATACacactcccccttctctctctccccatCGCAatcccccctccccccccccacacacactccctctccctctccctcccaTTGCAAACCCCTTCCTATCGCAGCTCTCTCCCCAACGCACACCCGTCAACGCCACCACAACTTCCACAAGTACCTAAAACCTGGTGCCCTGGTTGGAATCTGCGATTTGCGCATCATCAGTGCCAGATCTCACTGGATCGGCTCCTTCTTCCACATTCCTCTCCATCATACTTCTCCTCCTTTCTCTCGTTGCATACGCTGTAGGACGCGGTCGCCGCTCAGTCTCAGGCCAACACTGTTGCTTCCACTAACAGTTTTTCGTTCTTCGTTGCCAGGATCTATGGACCTCACTATCCAATTAAAAACATTGCTTCATTTATGATTTTCGTTGCCAGACCTTCTTGTGGCTACGATGGTGGTGGCAGTGATCCTTGATTGTTGAAGTTGTTTTTGCTGCGAGTGTGGAGGGGGAGTGATGGAGGTTGCAGTTGATGTTGAGATTGTTGTTGCTGCGAGTGGTGGTgaagggagggagaggagagtGTGCGTTGAAGAAGGAGGAGTGGTGGAGATTACTATTGTTATTGATGTTGAGGTTGTTGCTGTTTGAGGGAGGGAGGAGTAGTGTGCGTTGGGAAAGGAGAGTGATGGAgattgttgttgctgttgatgtTAAGATTATTGTTTCTGCGAGTGGTGATGTTGAAGGAGGAAAGGGGAGTGTGCGTTGGGGAGGGGTTGTGATGGGGCGGGGGCTGCGATGGAGAAAAGTGTGCGTTGGGGATGGGGGCTGCAACGgggagggagagggaaggggAGGGAGTGTGTGTTGAGGAGGGGGATTTGGGGGGGGGGGTGGTTTGCAGGGTCACTAAAACACGATGGCCACATCAATGTTGTGCTCGCTAGAGATTTGCTCTGGCAAACTTGGGAATACGCTTGCCAACTTTTAAATTCTTTTAaggactattttgtcaataacaaaaatcAAGTACTATTTTGTCGACGCCAGAATCTTTTGGATACCGATATGATATCTACATcttttagaaaaaagaaattataatttaaaaaaatataaaattggaatgcttttaaaattataaaaattagaaacattagtaatttttgtaattataataattgttaattgtcaCGTCAGTATTTAACGTTAATATTAATTTCTGTTAACTCAATTCACGACTAgtcatttttgttaaaattaattatcttctaagaattttttgttataataatggattttcaattttttttaacctatgatgatatatatatatatatatatatatatatatatatatatatatagaacaaaTTGCATGctagaaaaatatatattattcgtACATATCTACCTTATTTCCGTGTCATAATGAtgttcatagttttttttttcctttttgtggaACCTAAGAAAAGTGGTTTCTAAAAACTCTTGTTTTTTTGTTTGCACTGGGATATTCACCTGACTAATTCTTTGGATATTACAGAAGTATAAAATAGCCGACCTTTCTTAATGAACAAATTTCATTACCATCTCTGGGCTTTTAGGCGCTGTTTTAACTaccaaaaaaaattcattaccatcctctaaaataaattaaactgaaGAGAGATAGTTAAGAGATACAAACTTTTATTTATCTGTGTTAATTTCTAATGTGATTCCTTTATTTTTAGTGATACAATTTTGcgtgtgtgtatttttttgtatttttttttttttggagtggAGGAAACAAGTACAACATAAGAGCAAGTCTACTATTTTTATTGAGTAATGATTGGAAGTTTCAATTCCTTTTTGGAATTATCTCTGatatttaaatgaataaaatttagatatctatgttatttttaaaaaaatattaaaataaataaaatttatttatttaaaacttaaaagaataattagaataaattaagTCTTTCAGTCATTTTTAATTAACTTTTAAGAAGATAAAACAAACATGTCACTCGGCACAATTTAGAAAGGTTTCTCGACTAGCTGATGATGGGCTATGTAGCAAGTTGCAACCTCATTTTGTTGGTTTTCGGTTTTCTTATTAAACGTCACACCATGCTTTATAAGGGTGAGCACgggtcggtttggttcgggttcaaggtaaaattagaaccgaaccgatcaaaaagtaattggtttggtttggtttggatttgcgTTTTTTTGTGCttgtacccgaaccaaaccaaaccgattaa contains:
- the LOC112697130 gene encoding uncharacterized protein — encoded protein: MAKLNDPQEPATFPSKRKPDDPIPQEPLIKTPKLSTFDCNNNSINHLTDSEPLAEKEKSETDVVLDKEAGNGDTKLRNDVVDNDKEHVVEEEEYDDDDDEDDEDDNVEAEVDRKGKGVLRDDKGKGKLIVEEEDDDDDDDDDSDDDSDVDGISGDDSDFSDDPLAEVDLNNILPSRTRRRTFQPGLHIPSKPVDFAAAADDDDDDDSDA